The genomic interval TCTTGATTAAATTGTTTTGAGTCTCCATTGAAATAGCTGTCAAGTTCATTAAATAGGCTGAAGAATAGGCTGAAGGCTTTAGGCTGAAGATTAGGCTTTAGGCGGTAGGCTTTAGGGTGAAGAGGTGAAGGTGTGAATGGTCTTTCACCTATGGATATTTCTATCAACTCAGAGCCATTAAAGATGCAATAAATGCTACCTATAGGACTTTTGTATTTTAAAAGCATGTGCTCTATATTCATTTGTAAATTTTATCATGACATGTTTATAATTTAAACATGCGTTTTAGATTAATCCTCACTGCTTTAGTTCTTATGCTTGGCTTTATTGCTGGTGCCTATCTTGCCATCGCAAAAGGAGTGCCTTCTATTAATGAACTGAAAAATTACAAGCCTATAAATGGAACAAAGGTTTATGCAGATGATGATACATTATTAGGCGAGTTCAAGATAGAAAAAGGCATCTTCGTTCCCTTGAATAAAATTCCAATACATATGAGGAATGCTGTCATCGCTGTGGAAGACTCACGATTCTATCAGCATAAGGGTATAGATTATATTGGAATAGGGAGGGCTCTTGTTAAAGACATTTTGCATGCAAGTCTCAAAGAAGGTGGAAGCACAATCACTCAGCAGCTTGCAAAAATAATGTTCTTGACCTCTGAAAAGACTATACAGAGAAAATTAAGAGAGGCACAACTTGCTATAAGGCTTGAAAAGGAACTCACAAAAAATGAGATACTCGAACTCTATCTTAATAGGGTTTATTTTGGTCACGGTGCATATGGGGTGGAAATGGCATCGAGGCTTTATTTTGGCAAATCTGTCAGAGATATAACTCTGCCAGAGGCAGCACTGTTGGCAGGACTTGTAAAGGCTCCAAGTACATATTCTCCTTACAACAATCTTGTAAAGGCAAAGGAAAGGCAAGAGGTTGTTCTTGCAAGAATGGAGGAAGAAGGATATATTAAGCCATCTGAAAGGGCAGTTGCAAAGGATAGCCCAATACATCTTTCATCTATAAGGGCAGGCACTGATTCATACAATTATTTCCTTGAATACATCAGGCAGCAGTTGGAGCAGAAATACGGTGTGGAAACAGTCTATAAAGGTGGATTGAGGGTCTATACAACACTTGATAAAAATGCACAGATATATGCCCAAAAAGCACTTCAGGAAGGTCTCAGAGAGGTTGACAAAAGAAGGGGCTGGAGAGGTCCTATAGGGCATAAGGAAAATATCAGAGATGATGACAGTGAGCCAAGAGTATCTTTTTCTGCATCAGTGGGAGATATATCAATAGGCGTAGTCTTGTCTGTAAATCCAAAAGAGGCTGTTGTAAAGGCAAGGGGGCTCTCTGGTAGGTTAATGCTTGCTGACGCTATGTGGGCAAGCACTATTATTGATAGGGCATCAGGAAGGATAAAAACTATCAAAGATTTCAAACTCACTAATATTCTCAAAAAAGGCGATATTATATGGGTGAAGATCAAGACTATCTCTGGGAAGCATGTAACATTCAGTCTCGAACAGGAACCAGAAGTAGAAGGTGCAGTAGTAGCAATTGAGCCTGATACAGGGTTTATAAAGGCATTGGTGGGAGGGTTTAATTTCACTAAGAGCGAATACAATAGGGCAATATACGCAAAAAGACAGCCGGGCTCTGCTATAAAGCCAATAATATATGCAGCAGCATTAGAAAATGGATATACACCGGCAAGTATTGTAAATGATGAACCAGCAGTATATCCTGATGGCAAGGGTGGGCAATGGAAGCCGGAAAATTATGATCATAAATATTATGGTCCTACTACATTGAGAGAGGCACTCGCATACTCCAGAAATGTTGTGACAGTAAAACTTGTGGATTCGGTTGGTATTGACAAGGTAATATCTTTTGCAAAAGATATAGGTATAGAGGCTGATATGCCGAGGGAGTTGACTATAGCACTTGGTTCTATAAGCATAACACCTCTTGAGATGACAGTAGCTTATTCAACATTTGCAAATGGCGGCGTCAAGATAACTCCCATAGCAATCAAATATGTCACTGATGCAAAGGGCATGGTGCTGGAAAGTAATGAGCCAGAAGGTTTGGAGTCAATAACACCACAGACATCATTTTTAATAACATCTATGATGAAAGATGTCATAAACTACGGGACAGGCATGAGGGCAAATATAGGCAGACCGGCTGCTGGCAAGACAGGCACGAGCAATGATTATAAAGATGCATGGTTTGTTGGTTATACACCGCAGCTTGTGGGATGTGTGTGGGTTGGTTTTGATGATATGAGAAGGTCACTTGGTCCGGGAGAGGTGGGTGGAAGGGCAGCAGCACCTATATGGGCAAATTTTATGAGAAATATACTGTCAAATAAGCCGGCTGTGGATTTTCCGATGCCGGCTAAAATAGTGAGGGTTTCTATTGACCCGCGTACAGGGCTTTTGTCTTCAGATGGTTCATCAGGTGTTTTAGAGTACTTTACAGAAGGCACTCAGCCAAAAGATTACAGTTCTACTCCTTTAAAACCTGAAAAGACTACCATGCCGTTAGGCGATAGGCTTAAGGCTGAAGATTAGGCTGAAGGCTATTTACCCCCTTCACTTATAAGCTTTTTCTTGTTGGCTATATAAACAACGCAGTCTTCGCAGAGTTTGCCATTTTCACGATTGCATATAGTCTTGTTAAGCTCCCAGCATGATTTTGTTTTATCAACATAAGCAGTGCATTTATTTCTTTTATCTTCAGGGCACTCAGTAATCTCCCAGCAAGGTGCATATTCAAGGAGCTTTTTTATTCCTTCTATGCTTATCTTTTTTATGTGTATAAGGTCGCGTATGCATGTGAGCCATTTTATATCGTTTTCTGAATAATATCTGTTTTTGTTGCGCCTTGCAGGTTTTATAAGACCATGCTTTTCGTAGAGCCTGAGTGTCTGGTCTGTGATGCCTATCAACTCAGCCACAATGCCTATTGGGTAAAGAGGCAAATCCTTTTTGTCTTTACTATCAATGTTTATGCCTTTCTTCATTTTTTTTCAATACCCCTCCATTCGCCTTCGGCGATTTAAGATTCAAAATTCAAGATTCAATTAGATGGCAGATGCTGCGAAAAGGCTTTAAACTTGGCACTTGCAACTACATCTATCTTGAATCCGTCACCACCTATTAGCGGATACTTGTTGAGTAAAACATTTATAGTCTCCTCATATACACTTGAACCAACACTTTTTAAAGACTTTGAGCAGTGTCTGTCATCTAAAAATAGCCTATCGCCTTTACCCCTTCACCTACTAATTGCTCATCTGCGCGGGTTATAGTGAATATTTGATAATTAGAATTAATAAAACATGTTTAAACTCAAAAAAGCAAGTGTTTTAGAGTAAATTTTTTGTTAATTTCTTTACAAACTCTATCTCTTCGTCTTTTGTATGCAGCCTATTTATTAATTTTTCATCAAGGATTTTTTTAAATATTCTTGAATACTCAGGACCTGGAGATATTCCAAGAGCCTTTAAATCATCACCTTTGAGTTCAGGTCTTATGCCCCTCAATTTTACAAGAAAATGGGATATTGCCTTTTTCTTTTCGCTATCATTAGTTAATGCCATGCTGAAGAGTATGAACTCTATGTCATGCCCCTCAAGCATGTGATATATTTCTATGGGATTGTCAGGCTTGAGTCCCCTTAATATGTTTTTTGCAGCATTCAATCCGTTTAATATCTTATTTTTCAGCCTTGATGTAACAGAAAGTCTGTTAAGGGCGACTTCTCTTTCTTCTTTGTTCAATTTGTATAAGAGTGCCATGATATAGAGCATGCCTTTGTCATATTTTTCATTTAGAAAGAGCAGTTCAAACCATGTGATTGTGTCATGCACAGATTGTAAGAGTGATTCCAGTTCAGGAGAAAAAGAGATTTTCGGGTGTATGACTTTCAGGAGTTCATAATCTCCAAGCCTCTTTAATGCCTTTACTGGATTTGTTTCATCAAAAGTCAGCATTAATTCATCATAAAGCCTCGTGCCAGAGAGTTTTTCAAATATATTCATTCTGATGGCTGATCTTATGAGATTCTCTGTATGCCTGGTTAATTTAAAACCAAACCTCTCTGAAAATCTTATAGCCCTGAATGCCCTTGTTGGATCTTCTATAAAGCTGAGATTATGAAGTACTCTTATGACCTTATCTTTTAAATCTCTCTGCCCGCCAAAGAAGTCTATTAAAAGACCGAAGTCTTTTTTATTTAGTTTTACTGCAAGTGTGTTGATGGTGAAGTCGCGTCTGTAAAGGTCTTTTTTTATAGATGACATTTCTACTTTTGGCAGTGCAGCAGGTGATTCATAATACTCTGTTCTTGCTGTTGCAATGTCGAGCTTGAAATCTTTTTTTATTACTTGTGCTGTGCCAAATCTTTCATGGGTTGTTACTTTTGCGCCTATCTCCTCTCCAAGTTTCTTTGCAAAGGCAATGGCGTCACCCTCGATAACTATGTCAATATCAAGATTTTCTTCACCCCTTAAAATATCCCTTACACAGCCGCCAACAAGGTATGCACCAAATTTGAATTCATCTGCAACTGCACCAGCTATTTTCAGAAATTCGTATAAATGTGAGGGTAGTTTATCTTTTAACATCCCTGATATATTCCTTCCCAGACCAAGTACAGAGTCTCCTACAACCTCTTTTGCAGAGACCCTACTCTTTCTCAAGAAGTCCTCATAAAGTGCCCTTAATATATCTGTTCTTGTGATCGCACCGATTATCTTATCTTTGTCAAGCACAGGCACAAACCTTTGATTTTGTTCTATCATAGATGTCTCCACATCAGATACAGGGGTATCAGCAGAGACAGTGATGACGTCAGTAGTGGCAAAATCTATGCATTTGCTTTTGCCAAATCCATGAAAAAGTGCCTTTTCAACTACCTCTCTTGTCAGAATGCCAACATATTTGTCTTTTTTGACAACAGGAAGGACATTAACCCCATATCTTGTCATCATATCCTCAGCTTCTTTTACTTTGCTGTTATATTGGATAACAATGACAGGCGTTGTCATAACATCTCTGACGGACTTTAATGGTCTTACATGTTTATTGAGGGATGCTATAAGTCTCTCTTCGATGATTTCAAACGGTATGTCTTTTATGGTTGCAGATGCAGCAGTGCTGTGCCCTCCGCCTCCGAATTCAGCTAATACCTGTGACACATCTAATTCTGCTACCTTGCTCCTTGCCACTATGAGAATTTTATCAGCCATGCCTATCAAAAGCACAATGGCATCTGTGTCTTCCATATCCATAATTTTATGAGCAAGATGCGCTACATCTCCAAATCCATCCATTGTTGCCTTTCCTATTTTTATTCGCACACTATGAATTACAATTTCCCTTAGAGATTGCATTAGGTCATTGAGTAAGGTAAACTCCTCTCTGCTTAATTCTATCTTCAAAAAATCCGAGACAATATTGAGATTTGCCCCTCTCTTTAGTAGATATGAAGCTGCCATTAAGTCTCTTGGTGTTGTTGATGCATAGGTCAGAGAGCCGGTCTCTTCATATATGCCCAGACAAAGCAAGGTGGCATCTAATGGTGTTAAGATGATTTTTTTCTTTTGAATAATCTCTGTAAATATGGTTGATACTGCACCCACATGCTCTATGACCTCCAGCTCTCCCCTGATGTCTGAGTTTTTGATAGGGTGGTGGTCATAAATATGTATCTTTATGTCTGATTTTGTGAGTAGTTCTTTAATCTGTCCTATTCTGTCGGGATGTTTTGTGTCAACTAATATGAGCCTTTTTACATTTCCTATGTCTATGTCTTTGAGCTTTTTAATCTCAACTGGATGGAATGCATCAACAAAATCCCTTACCTTTTTTTCGAGGGAGCCAGGAAATACAATCACTGCATCAGGATATATTTTCTTGGCACCTATTGCAGATGCAAGGGCATCAAAATCAGCATTTATGTGTGAAGTGATTATGTCCATAAGAGTAGAATACCATAGTTTGACAACTAACCAACCAAAATTTTAAAATGAGAGGCAGTGTTTTTAAAAGACAGGCTTATAAAAGAGGATATTAATTATGTGCAGACTGGCTGCGATTACTTCGAAGGATTATATCTCATCAATAGAGCCTATCCTTGCCCTCGAGACGATGAAGGAAGGTCATGATGGTTCAGGTCTTGGTCTTACGTTGAAAAATCTTGGTGGAGAGTTCGAGAAATTAAAGAAATATCCGATACTTTCAGGCATCTGCTCAAAATCAGGCAAAAAGACCTTAGATGACTTCATGAAAAAACAAGGCTTTAAGCTAAGGCATGAATGGACACCAAAGATAAAGCCGGTAAAAGGTATAGTTGCAAGGGATTATTATTTTGCAAGGGCGTATGATTACCCAGTCTCTTATAAAGATAAATCAATGAGTGAAAAAGAAGACTTACTTATGAAGACCCGTATTGCCTTAAGAAAGATGGGGGAGCATGATGAGTCTATATTCGCATTTTCTTTTTATCCTGATGTCATCACACTGAAAGAGGTTGGAGATCCGCTTGAGGTCGCAGAGTTCTTTGGGCTTGACAGAGATGGATTAAAGGCAAAGGTAATATTTGCTCAGGGCAGGCAAAACACAAACTATGCAATATACCTGTATGCATGTCATCCATTTTTTATTCAGGGATATTGCTCAATGACAAATGGCGAAAATACTGCATTTGTGCCGATAAGGGAATTTCTGATGAGCAGGGGATTTCCTGGCTACATTGGTTATAACAGTGATAGTGAAGTCTTCACACATATTCTTCATTACACAGTAAGGCAGTTGAAGTTTCCGCTTACATATTATAAGGATGTTATTACACCATTGAAGGTGGCAGAAATCCAGCAGAGGGATGATAGCGAGGCATTAAGACTCATTAAACAGTCATTAAGACCACTATGCATAGATGGTCCAAACATGGTGATAGGATTTACTCCTGATGGAACATGCTTTATGGTTCAGGACTCAAAGAAACTGAGGCCTGGTGTTGTAGGAGGAGTAAAAGGCAAGTATGCATTGATGTCAGAGGAATGTGGAGTTGATAAGATTATTCCAAAAAGAGACAGGAGCAAGGACATATTCCCGATGAAATATGACATGGTAATCATCTCGCCCGATGCACAGGAGGTCAAGGTATGGAACCAGCTTCAGGGATAAGATTAGACCATAATCACAGGCTCTCATTAAAGGAGTTTCCATATATAATTCGTTGGAGGGATGACAGGTGCAAGAGGTGCGGCAGATGCACTGCTGTATGCCCTGTGAAGGCAATAGAGCCGACAGTAAAGGTCCAGAGGGTTGTAAAGTCAGAAGGTTCTGTCCCCACACCAGTTGCAGTGAGGAGCGTTACGCATGTTGTTGAGCAGGTTACAGATATGGAAAGATATTGCACAGGTTGTGGGACATGCACACTGGTCTGCCCAAATGAGGCAATAGAGCCTGAGTTTAATCCACAACACAAATTCCTCCATTATAAAAACAAAGGTGGAGATGGATATAAAAGGGGTGGCAGAAGAAATGACCCATCAATTTCAACACTTGATAGGCTTAAATTCACAAGGATTTCTATGCTTACAGACCCAGCACTCGATGCTGGAAGGCATGAGTTCAGGGTGAGGTCTTATATTGGGAGGATTTTACCTCCTGAGGAGCTGCCCTTGAAATTAGTGAATGGCAAACTTGTCGTTGATAAGCAAAGCGCTTTCATACCACCAGTGAGGGAGATATTCCCAATAATGATTGGGAGTATGTCTGTTGGTGCCTTGTCTCCTCCAATGTGGGAGGGGCTTGCAATGGGTGTGGCATATCTCAATGAGGTAGAAGGGATGCCAGTTGTCATGTGCTCAGGAGAGGGTGGCATGCCGCCGAGGCTTTTAAAGTCAAAATATCTGAAGTACTTTATTATTCAGATTGCATCTGGTTACTTTGGATGGGATGAGATAATACATGCAATTCCTCATATGGTTGAAGACCCAGCAGCTATAGAGATTAAGTATGGGCAGGGTGCAAAACCAGGAGACGGTGGATTGTTGATGGCTCAGAAGGTATTAAAGCTTATTGCAAAGATAAGGGGAGTGCCTCAATTTGTTGATTTAGCATCACCTCCAACGCACCAGACAAAATACTCAATAGAAGAGGCAGTTGCAAAGATGATACAGTCTATGTCTATGGCATTTGGATTTAGGGTGCCTGTGTATCCGAAGATCTCAGGCACAAAGACAGCAAGGGCTGTCTTGAATAATCTCGCAAGAAACCCTTATGCAGCAGCCTTGAGCATAGATGGTGAGGATGGAGGCACTGGAGCTGCATATAATGTGTCTATGGACAAGATGGGGCATCCAATAGCATCAAATTTGAGGGAGTGCTATCTTGACCTCGTAAAACAGGGCAAGCAGAATGAACTCCCGTTGATTGCAGCCGGAGGCATCGGAAAAAGGGGAAACCTTGCTGCAAATGCAGCAGCATTAATAATGCTTGGTGCATCTGCAGTTGCTATCGGAAAATACATTATGCAGGCAGCAGCAGACTGCTTTGGAGATGAATACAATAGGTGCAATCTCTGTAACACTGGTAAATGCCCAAGAGGCATAACAACACAGGACCCAAAGCTTTACAGAAGGCTTGATTCCGATAAGGTTGCAGAGAGGGTTGTAGAGGTGTTTAAGGCAGCAGATGTAGAATTGAGAAAGATTTTTGCACCTATGGGAAGAAGCACAGAGCTTCCTATAGGCATGTCTGATGGATTGAGTATAGATGATCCAGCAATGGCAGAGAGGTTGGGAATAAGCTATGCGTGCTAAAAGACAGAAGACTGATAAAAGACAGGTTAAGGTTAAGGTTGAGAAAAAGGGCAGGGTTTCTTCGTCAGCCTTTAGCCTTCAGCCTTCAGTCTGTCTTCAGATAAACGGAAGGAGTGCTGTCATTAAAGGCAATGTAAATGGCAAAAGAGTGCCCTCGAGGATACTCGAAGAGTATATACAGCAGGCTGTCTCTGAAGGTGCAAGGGAATTGCATATAATAGCTGATGGGCAGCACGGCATCGGAGGTCGCATATGGCCAAGAGGCGAGACCATAAAGATAACAGTTGAGGGTCCTATTGGGCAGAGACTCGGAAGCATGGGGATGTTTGGCACAGAAATAGTAGTTAAAAACAGTGTTTCTGATGATGTGGGATGGCTCAATTGTGGTGCAAAGATAACTGTATTGGGTGATGCAACAAATGGTGCATGGAATGCTGCTGCACAGGGAATACTTTATGTGCAAGGAAGTGGTGGGGCAAGATGTGATACCATGACAAAGCATAATCCAAGATTTGACCCCCCTCAATCATGGTATTTCAGGGATGTTGGGGATTCTTTTGCAGAATTTAAGGCAGGTGGAATTGCAGTTGTATGTGGTGTGAATCCTCGAAATCCAAAGAATATACTTGGTTATCGTCCATGCGTGGGAATGGTCGGAGGGACAATATATTTCAGGGGACAGATTCAGGGATACAGTGAGAGAGATGTAAAGTTGCTTGACCTTACTGAACAAGACTATCAATGGCTTAAGGCAAATATGAAGCCATATCTTGAGGCTATTGACAGGATGGAGTATTATGACGAACTCACAAAATCACCTGATGCATGGAAGAAGCTGATCGCATATACACCTCAAGAAAAAAGGGCAAGGAAGTGGTTTAAGATGTCAACCACAGAATTCAGAAAGAATATGTGGGAGAAAGAGGTGGGCGAGGGAGGTATATTTGCAGAATATCTTGACCACGAACTTACACTACTGCCATATATAACAACAGGAAAAGACAGAAGAAATAAGCCTATATGGGCAAATGAGAAATATGCACCCCCATGTGCATATGCATGCCCTACACACATACCATCACATAAGAGGGCATCTTTGATAAGACAAGGTAAGCTCCAAGAGGCACTCGAACTCGTGCTCCAATATAGCCCATTGCCAGCAACAGTCTGTGGAGAGATATGTCCTAATCTCTGTATGCAGGCATGCACAAGGGCACAGTTTGATAAGCCTCTTGACATAGATAGATTGGGGAGCCTTGCACTTGGGTTGCCAGCTCCAAAAAAGGCAGAACCAACAGGGCATACAATAGCAATAATCGGCGGAGGTCCGGCTGGGATGAGTGCTGCATGGCAGCTTGCACTAAAAGGGCATACAGTTGATATTTATGAGGCAGGTGATAAATTAGGCGGTAAGATAGAGCAATGCATTCCGAGGGAAAGGCTGCCACATGATATATTGGAAAGAGAGATCGCAAGATTTAAAGGACTTGGAATTAATGTTCATCTCAATACAAAGGTAAATAGAGAGAAATTTGATGAGATATACAAAGACCATGAGGTTGTTATAATTGCTATAGGTGCACATAAACCAAGAAGGATAACATTCCCGGGTTATGAAGATGCAGTTACAGCATATGATTTTCTGAAAGACATTAATGCAGGGAAACACCCTGATCTCAAGGGCAAGAAAGTTGTGGTTATTGGTGCAGGAAATGTTGCAATGGATGTCTGCTCAGAGGCATTTAATTATGGTGCTGCATCAGTAACAGCTATTGATATTCAGAAACCCGCTGCATTTGGTGTAGAGATGGAGATAGCTAAGTCAAAAGGGACGCAGATTATATGGCCTAAGATAACAGAGAGATATGATAAAAATGAAAAGAAACTATATTTCAAAGATGGCACATCATTAGATGCTGATTTTGTTGTGATTGCTATAGGAGATATGCCTGAGATAGATTTTCTGCCGCCAAGCATACATACAGAAAGG from Dissulfurispira thermophila carries:
- a CDS encoding CBS domain-containing protein, whose amino-acid sequence is MDIITSHINADFDALASAIGAKKIYPDAVIVFPGSLEKKVRDFVDAFHPVEIKKLKDIDIGNVKRLILVDTKHPDRIGQIKELLTKSDIKIHIYDHHPIKNSDIRGELEVIEHVGAVSTIFTEIIQKKKIILTPLDATLLCLGIYEETGSLTYASTTPRDLMAASYLLKRGANLNIVSDFLKIELSREEFTLLNDLMQSLREIVIHSVRIKIGKATMDGFGDVAHLAHKIMDMEDTDAIVLLIGMADKILIVARSKVAELDVSQVLAEFGGGGHSTAASATIKDIPFEIIEERLIASLNKHVRPLKSVRDVMTTPVIVIQYNSKVKEAEDMMTRYGVNVLPVVKKDKYVGILTREVVEKALFHGFGKSKCIDFATTDVITVSADTPVSDVETSMIEQNQRFVPVLDKDKIIGAITRTDILRALYEDFLRKSRVSAKEVVGDSVLGLGRNISGMLKDKLPSHLYEFLKIAGAVADEFKFGAYLVGGCVRDILRGEENLDIDIVIEGDAIAFAKKLGEEIGAKVTTHERFGTAQVIKKDFKLDIATARTEYYESPAALPKVEMSSIKKDLYRRDFTINTLAVKLNKKDFGLLIDFFGGQRDLKDKVIRVLHNLSFIEDPTRAFRAIRFSERFGFKLTRHTENLIRSAIRMNIFEKLSGTRLYDELMLTFDETNPVKALKRLGDYELLKVIHPKISFSPELESLLQSVHDTITWFELLFLNEKYDKGMLYIMALLYKLNKEEREVALNRLSVTSRLKNKILNGLNAAKNILRGLKPDNPIEIYHMLEGHDIEFILFSMALTNDSEKKKAISHFLVKLRGIRPELKGDDLKALGISPGPEYSRIFKKILDEKLINRLHTKDEEIEFVKKLTKNLL
- a CDS encoding FAD-dependent oxidoreductase, with the translated sequence MRAKRQKTDKRQVKVKVEKKGRVSSSAFSLQPSVCLQINGRSAVIKGNVNGKRVPSRILEEYIQQAVSEGARELHIIADGQHGIGGRIWPRGETIKITVEGPIGQRLGSMGMFGTEIVVKNSVSDDVGWLNCGAKITVLGDATNGAWNAAAQGILYVQGSGGARCDTMTKHNPRFDPPQSWYFRDVGDSFAEFKAGGIAVVCGVNPRNPKNILGYRPCVGMVGGTIYFRGQIQGYSERDVKLLDLTEQDYQWLKANMKPYLEAIDRMEYYDELTKSPDAWKKLIAYTPQEKRARKWFKMSTTEFRKNMWEKEVGEGGIFAEYLDHELTLLPYITTGKDRRNKPIWANEKYAPPCAYACPTHIPSHKRASLIRQGKLQEALELVLQYSPLPATVCGEICPNLCMQACTRAQFDKPLDIDRLGSLALGLPAPKKAEPTGHTIAIIGGGPAGMSAAWQLALKGHTVDIYEAGDKLGGKIEQCIPRERLPHDILEREIARFKGLGINVHLNTKVNREKFDEIYKDHEVVIIAIGAHKPRRITFPGYEDAVTAYDFLKDINAGKHPDLKGKKVVVIGAGNVAMDVCSEAFNYGAASVTAIDIQKPAAFGVEMEIAKSKGTQIIWPKITERYDKNEKKLYFKDGTSLDADFVVIAIGDMPEIDFLPPSIHTERGWITVNENYQTSDVKVFAIGDVTGLGLVTHAIGHGRVAAENIHYLISHAPRQPEVKQVIPYERIKTEYYDVCRGDLPIEQEANRCMSCATCRDCHMCEATCYWGAISRIEHSDGSYEYVVDDDKCIGCGFCAGICPCGVWEMVENI
- a CDS encoding glutamate synthase-related protein, translating into MEPASGIRLDHNHRLSLKEFPYIIRWRDDRCKRCGRCTAVCPVKAIEPTVKVQRVVKSEGSVPTPVAVRSVTHVVEQVTDMERYCTGCGTCTLVCPNEAIEPEFNPQHKFLHYKNKGGDGYKRGGRRNDPSISTLDRLKFTRISMLTDPALDAGRHEFRVRSYIGRILPPEELPLKLVNGKLVVDKQSAFIPPVREIFPIMIGSMSVGALSPPMWEGLAMGVAYLNEVEGMPVVMCSGEGGMPPRLLKSKYLKYFIIQIASGYFGWDEIIHAIPHMVEDPAAIEIKYGQGAKPGDGGLLMAQKVLKLIAKIRGVPQFVDLASPPTHQTKYSIEEAVAKMIQSMSMAFGFRVPVYPKISGTKTARAVLNNLARNPYAAALSIDGEDGGTGAAYNVSMDKMGHPIASNLRECYLDLVKQGKQNELPLIAAGGIGKRGNLAANAAALIMLGASAVAIGKYIMQAAADCFGDEYNRCNLCNTGKCPRGITTQDPKLYRRLDSDKVAERVVEVFKAADVELRKIFAPMGRSTELPIGMSDGLSIDDPAMAERLGISYAC
- a CDS encoding MerR family transcriptional regulator, translated to MKKGINIDSKDKKDLPLYPIGIVAELIGITDQTLRLYEKHGLIKPARRNKNRYYSENDIKWLTCIRDLIHIKKISIEGIKKLLEYAPCWEITECPEDKRNKCTAYVDKTKSCWELNKTICNRENGKLCEDCVVYIANKKKLISEGGK
- a CDS encoding penicillin-binding protein 1A; this translates as MRFRLILTALVLMLGFIAGAYLAIAKGVPSINELKNYKPINGTKVYADDDTLLGEFKIEKGIFVPLNKIPIHMRNAVIAVEDSRFYQHKGIDYIGIGRALVKDILHASLKEGGSTITQQLAKIMFLTSEKTIQRKLREAQLAIRLEKELTKNEILELYLNRVYFGHGAYGVEMASRLYFGKSVRDITLPEAALLAGLVKAPSTYSPYNNLVKAKERQEVVLARMEEEGYIKPSERAVAKDSPIHLSSIRAGTDSYNYFLEYIRQQLEQKYGVETVYKGGLRVYTTLDKNAQIYAQKALQEGLREVDKRRGWRGPIGHKENIRDDDSEPRVSFSASVGDISIGVVLSVNPKEAVVKARGLSGRLMLADAMWASTIIDRASGRIKTIKDFKLTNILKKGDIIWVKIKTISGKHVTFSLEQEPEVEGAVVAIEPDTGFIKALVGGFNFTKSEYNRAIYAKRQPGSAIKPIIYAAALENGYTPASIVNDEPAVYPDGKGGQWKPENYDHKYYGPTTLREALAYSRNVVTVKLVDSVGIDKVISFAKDIGIEADMPRELTIALGSISITPLEMTVAYSTFANGGVKITPIAIKYVTDAKGMVLESNEPEGLESITPQTSFLITSMMKDVINYGTGMRANIGRPAAGKTGTSNDYKDAWFVGYTPQLVGCVWVGFDDMRRSLGPGEVGGRAAAPIWANFMRNILSNKPAVDFPMPAKIVRVSIDPRTGLLSSDGSSGVLEYFTEGTQPKDYSSTPLKPEKTTMPLGDRLKAED
- a CDS encoding glutamate synthase; this encodes MCRLAAITSKDYISSIEPILALETMKEGHDGSGLGLTLKNLGGEFEKLKKYPILSGICSKSGKKTLDDFMKKQGFKLRHEWTPKIKPVKGIVARDYYFARAYDYPVSYKDKSMSEKEDLLMKTRIALRKMGEHDESIFAFSFYPDVITLKEVGDPLEVAEFFGLDRDGLKAKVIFAQGRQNTNYAIYLYACHPFFIQGYCSMTNGENTAFVPIREFLMSRGFPGYIGYNSDSEVFTHILHYTVRQLKFPLTYYKDVITPLKVAEIQQRDDSEALRLIKQSLRPLCIDGPNMVIGFTPDGTCFMVQDSKKLRPGVVGGVKGKYALMSEECGVDKIIPKRDRSKDIFPMKYDMVIISPDAQEVKVWNQLQG